Proteins from a single region of Callithrix jacchus isolate 240 chromosome 12, calJac240_pri, whole genome shotgun sequence:
- the PTPN20 gene encoding tyrosine-protein phosphatase non-receptor type 20 isoform X9: protein MVVHCSAGIGRTGVFLCADVVFCAIVKNHSFNIMDIVAQMREQRSGMVQTKEQYHFCYSIVLEVLRKLLTLD, encoded by the exons ATGGTTGTTCACTGCAGTGCTGGCATAGGCCGGACAGGGGTGTTCCTGTGTGCAGATGTCGTGTTCTGTGCCATCGTAAAGAACCATTCA TTCAACATCATGGATATAGTGGCCCAAATGAGAGAACAACGTTCTGGAATGGTTCAAACGAAG gaGCAGTATCACTTTTGTTACAGTATTGTGCTTGAAGTTCTTCGGAAACTTCTGACTTTGGATTAA